A DNA window from Armatimonadota bacterium contains the following coding sequences:
- a CDS encoding uroporphyrinogen decarboxylase family protein — protein MTSRERLLTALDGGVPDRVPASVHQWQPYHLNHYLGGISDIEAFRKFGLDASLGRLPYVDKPNPKWAVEAHSLDAPAGETLTQYVVTTPGGKLDYTLGSNEITGFITTHLVKREEDLELIERYMPAPKLDVASLQRDFDEMGDDGIMRSSVWGDQAGPWQHAVCLMGTTEMIMAAADSPGWVHEFLEVLWKKKEKWILENLDGAPIDLVETGGGAASSTVISPKYFKEFCLPYDRKMHDLLHSLGHRVVYHTCGGMMPILELIVETGCDAAETLTPKTMGGDARAAEMKERIGDKVALIGGIDQSNVLEIGTREDIFRHVHEQFDAYGPNGGYIMSPSDHFFHIPVDNLQAYADAAKECVYS, from the coding sequence ATGACATCGAGAGAGCGTTTGCTCACCGCGCTGGATGGAGGCGTTCCCGATCGGGTGCCCGCCAGCGTTCACCAGTGGCAGCCGTACCACCTGAACCACTATCTGGGCGGCATCAGCGACATCGAGGCATTCCGAAAATTCGGGCTCGATGCTTCGCTCGGCCGTCTGCCGTATGTGGACAAGCCGAACCCCAAATGGGCGGTGGAAGCCCACAGCCTTGACGCGCCCGCGGGCGAAACGCTCACTCAGTACGTTGTCACGACGCCGGGCGGCAAACTCGACTACACCCTCGGCAGCAATGAGATTACCGGATTTATCACTACACATCTGGTAAAGCGTGAGGAAGACCTGGAGCTGATCGAGCGCTATATGCCGGCTCCCAAACTGGACGTGGCATCGCTTCAGCGCGACTTTGACGAGATGGGTGATGACGGCATCATGCGTAGCAGCGTGTGGGGCGATCAGGCCGGCCCATGGCAGCACGCCGTGTGCCTCATGGGGACGACAGAGATGATTATGGCCGCGGCGGACAGCCCCGGCTGGGTGCACGAGTTCCTGGAAGTCCTTTGGAAGAAGAAGGAGAAGTGGATCCTGGAGAACCTGGATGGCGCCCCGATTGACCTGGTCGAAACCGGTGGCGGCGCCGCATCCTCCACGGTTATCTCGCCGAAATACTTCAAGGAATTCTGCCTCCCGTATGACCGCAAGATGCACGATTTGCTCCACAGCCTAGGGCATCGGGTGGTCTACCACACCTGCGGCGGAATGATGCCGATCCTGGAACTCATCGTGGAAACCGGCTGCGACGCGGCCGAGACCCTGACCCCGAAAACAATGGGTGGCGACGCGCGCGCGGCGGAAATGAAAGAACGAATCGGCGACAAGGTGGCGCTCATCGGAGGCATTGACCAGAGCAACGTGCTGGAAATCGGCACGCGCGAGGACATCTTCCGACATGTGCACGAACAGTTCGACGCCTATGGCCCCAACGGGGGCTACATCATGAGCCCCAGCGACCATTTCTTCCATATACCGGTCGATAACCTGCAGGCCTATGCGGATGCCGCGAAGGAGTGCGTGTACTCGTGA
- a CDS encoding DUF1638 domain-containing protein, with translation MRYKLISCEVFYREMCATVARTSNMVDVEFMPKGLHDIGAPGMLARMQEAVDRVDGSKYDAIILGYGLCNNGLNGLEARDIPIVLPRAHDCITVFLGSKERYLEYFNSHPGVYFKTTGWMERGEAAGELSQLSIQHQTGMDKTLAELVEKYGEENAQYIFETLSQTHNYGQFTFIEMGVEPDAHYERETRADAESRGWVFEKVLGDMGLIDRLVNGDWRENEVLVVPPGGKVEACFDEGIVRVEAA, from the coding sequence ATGCGATACAAACTCATCAGTTGCGAAGTGTTCTACCGTGAGATGTGCGCCACCGTGGCGCGAACGTCCAATATGGTCGATGTGGAGTTCATGCCCAAGGGCCTCCATGACATCGGCGCGCCCGGCATGCTCGCCCGCATGCAGGAAGCCGTGGACCGCGTGGATGGATCGAAGTACGACGCCATCATTCTAGGCTACGGCCTCTGCAACAACGGCCTGAACGGGCTGGAGGCGCGCGACATCCCCATTGTCCTGCCCCGCGCGCACGACTGCATCACCGTCTTCCTCGGAAGCAAGGAACGCTATCTCGAGTACTTCAACAGCCACCCCGGCGTGTATTTCAAGACGACCGGCTGGATGGAGCGCGGCGAGGCGGCCGGCGAACTGAGCCAGTTGTCGATCCAGCACCAGACGGGGATGGACAAGACGCTGGCGGAACTGGTGGAGAAATACGGCGAGGAAAACGCGCAGTACATCTTCGAAACGCTGAGTCAAACCCACAACTACGGCCAGTTCACGTTCATCGAGATGGGCGTTGAACCCGATGCCCACTATGAGCGCGAAACCCGCGCCGACGCCGAATCGCGCGGCTGGGTCTTCGAGAAGGTCCTGGGCGACATGGGTCTCATCGACCGCCTCGTGAACGGCGACTGGCGTGAAAACGAAGTGCTGGTAGTCCCACCCGGCGGCAAAGTGGAAGCGTGCTTCGACGAGGGCATCGTGCGGGTGGAGGCTGCCTGA